Proteins from one Brevibacillus humidisoli genomic window:
- the nikC gene encoding nickel transporter permease has translation MSVGAAASPVRPVVRQSIWRRMLHNPLTILGMGIMTVIVLLTLFGPLIVPNDPLTVQMSERLQSPSWQYPLGTDHMGRCIFSRLAAGAQTTLGISALAIVSVTLIGIPLGLLSGYIGGRLDSLLMRLVDSVGALPEFILAIAFSGFLGPSVTNLMLSIVLVKWIGYARVVRSIVLSEREKEYILAARVAGCRTWTILWRHLLPQIVPPVLVLVALDIGKVILIISSLSYLGLGVQLPSAEWGAMLNDGRPYFQTVPELMIYPGLAIILVVVSCNLIGDGLRDILDVRSR, from the coding sequence ATGAGTGTTGGTGCCGCCGCCAGTCCCGTTCGTCCTGTGGTACGGCAGAGCATCTGGCGGAGGATGCTGCACAATCCGCTGACGATCCTGGGAATGGGCATCATGACCGTGATCGTCCTACTCACGCTGTTTGGACCTCTGATTGTACCCAACGATCCGCTTACTGTACAAATGTCGGAGCGTCTACAGTCACCGAGTTGGCAGTATCCACTCGGTACGGATCATATGGGCAGGTGTATTTTTTCCAGATTGGCTGCTGGTGCACAGACGACTCTGGGTATCTCGGCGCTTGCCATCGTCTCGGTAACGCTGATCGGAATCCCCTTAGGCTTGTTGTCCGGCTATATCGGGGGACGCCTCGACAGCTTGTTGATGAGGCTTGTCGACAGTGTGGGGGCTCTGCCTGAGTTTATTCTGGCGATCGCCTTTTCCGGATTTTTAGGACCTAGTGTGACAAACTTGATGCTATCGATCGTATTGGTCAAATGGATTGGCTATGCCCGCGTCGTCAGAAGCATCGTACTGTCGGAGCGGGAGAAGGAATACATATTGGCTGCTCGTGTTGCTGGCTGTCGCACTTGGACGATTCTCTGGCGGCATTTGCTGCCGCAGATCGTCCCTCCTGTACTGGTCTTGGTTGCGCTGGACATTGGTAAAGTGATTCTGATTATTTCTTCCCTCTCCTATCTGGGTCTTGGTGTACAACTGCCATCTGCAGAATGGGGTGCGATGCTCAATGACGGTCGTCCCTATTTCCAAACTGTTCCAGAGTTGATGATCTATCCGGGATTGGCTATTATACTGGTCGTTGTTTCCTGCAATCTGATCGGAGACGGGCTTCGCGATATTTTAGATGTTCGCAGCAGATAA
- a CDS encoding GNAT family N-acetyltransferase produces MDRRTVYGIEPVGNESVTELLGFVMTVRKEVFPMLNHEQLPEDLLHIQRHYLEPKDAAFFLARMEGQIVGSIAVHRYDDRIAEVGGRYDLRATAEIVKCYVDANIRRQGIGTALVQQALRFCRDAGYKTVYLHTHRFLPGAVSFWQQHGFLLRVEQGDSMQTVHMDRRV; encoded by the coding sequence ATGGATAGGAGGACCGTGTACGGGATCGAACCCGTAGGGAATGAGAGCGTGACTGAACTGCTGGGATTCGTGATGACCGTACGCAAAGAGGTATTCCCTATGTTAAACCACGAGCAGCTGCCTGAAGATCTGCTCCATATCCAGCGTCACTATTTGGAGCCAAAGGACGCCGCTTTTTTCTTGGCCAGAATGGAAGGGCAAATCGTCGGCTCGATTGCCGTTCACCGATACGACGATCGGATCGCCGAGGTAGGGGGGAGGTATGATCTGCGCGCTACGGCAGAAATTGTGAAATGCTACGTGGATGCAAACATACGCAGGCAGGGCATCGGGACGGCCCTGGTGCAGCAAGCACTACGTTTTTGTCGGGATGCGGGGTACAAGACGGTCTATCTGCATACACACCGATTTTTACCCGGCGCTGTTTCCTTCTGGCAGCAACATGGTTTTTTGCTGAGAGTTGAGCAAGGAGACAGCATGCAGACCGTACATATGGATCGAAGAGTTTGA
- a CDS encoding amino acid ABC transporter ATP-binding protein, with protein MVEVSGLTKSFGDLPVLKNCGLHVEQSEVVVLIGASGSGKSTLLRCINFLELADSGQILLDGKVIDPRSDNLNQIRQNVGMVFQHFHLFPHRTVLENVSEAPIYVRKVARQEAVREALQLLEKVGLADKAAAYPNQLSGGQKQRVAIARALAMKPKVMLFDEPTSALDPELVGEVLAVMRDLAQEGMTMIVVTHEMGFAREVADRVVVMDQGSIIEEGSPQQLFADPRHERTQRFLRQVL; from the coding sequence ATGGTTGAAGTAAGCGGGCTTACCAAATCATTTGGCGACCTGCCCGTGCTAAAGAACTGTGGTCTGCATGTGGAACAAAGTGAAGTGGTCGTGCTGATCGGCGCCAGCGGATCTGGAAAAAGCACGCTGTTGCGGTGCATCAACTTTTTGGAGCTGGCTGACAGCGGTCAGATTTTGCTTGATGGAAAAGTGATTGATCCGCGCTCAGATAATCTGAATCAGATCAGGCAGAACGTGGGGATGGTGTTTCAGCACTTTCACCTGTTTCCGCACCGCACTGTACTGGAAAACGTCAGCGAAGCCCCTATCTACGTGCGCAAAGTGGCGCGACAGGAAGCGGTTAGAGAAGCGCTGCAGCTGTTGGAAAAGGTGGGGCTGGCGGACAAGGCGGCCGCTTATCCCAATCAACTGTCCGGTGGTCAAAAACAGAGAGTCGCGATCGCCCGGGCACTGGCGATGAAACCAAAAGTGATGCTCTTTGACGAGCCCACTTCTGCGCTCGATCCGGAACTGGTCGGCGAGGTGCTGGCTGTGATGCGGGACTTGGCGCAAGAAGGGATGACGATGATTGTCGTGACTCACGAGATGGGTTTCGCCAGGGAAGTGGCGGATCGAGTCGTTGTCATGGACCAGGGGAGCATCATCGAGGAAGGAAGCCCCCAGCAGCTCTTCGCCGATCCCCGTCATGAAAGGACGCAGCGATTTTTACGTCAGGTATTGTAG
- a CDS encoding ABC transporter ATP-binding protein produces MNRILTVDRLCKTYSESGRQVAAVKNVSFSIGEGECLGLVGESGSGKSTLARLLLALDRPDSGEVRLHGASLFALRGRDMRQMRRYVQAVFQDPTSSLNQRLPIWRSVMEPLDNFPDVTPPFLMDVRHSRRDTAAKLLEMVGLQIAHMDRFPHQLSGGQRQRVAIARGISLMPQLLICDEPTSSLDVSVQLHILQLLKRMQTKLNMACLFISHDIAAVRMMSQRIIVMKEGQVVDQFSSEQLMSEERHEYTRQLVAAVTE; encoded by the coding sequence ATGAACAGAATATTGACAGTTGATCGGCTTTGCAAGACGTACAGCGAATCAGGGCGCCAAGTTGCAGCCGTCAAGAATGTGTCGTTTTCGATCGGAGAAGGGGAGTGCTTAGGGCTGGTTGGAGAGAGTGGCAGCGGCAAGAGTACGTTGGCCCGGCTGCTGCTGGCGCTGGATCGGCCGGATAGCGGAGAAGTCCGCTTGCACGGCGCCTCCCTTTTTGCCCTGAGAGGGCGGGACATGCGTCAAATGAGGCGGTATGTCCAAGCGGTCTTTCAGGATCCGACCTCCTCCCTCAATCAGCGCTTGCCGATATGGCGCTCTGTCATGGAGCCCCTGGACAACTTCCCAGATGTTACACCGCCGTTTCTGATGGACGTACGCCACTCCCGCAGGGATACGGCAGCAAAACTGCTGGAGATGGTCGGGCTGCAGATAGCTCACATGGATCGTTTTCCTCACCAGTTAAGCGGTGGACAACGGCAACGTGTGGCTATCGCCAGGGGAATCAGCCTGATGCCCCAACTGCTGATCTGCGACGAACCAACCTCCAGTTTGGACGTATCCGTACAGTTGCACATCCTGCAGCTGCTCAAAAGGATGCAAACCAAACTGAACATGGCCTGCTTGTTTATTTCTCACGATATTGCAGCAGTACGAATGATGAGCCAGCGGATCATCGTGATGAAAGAAGGGCAAGTCGTCGATCAGTTCTCCAGTGAACAGCTGATGAGCGAGGAGCGGCATGAATATACGCGGCAGTTGGTCGCCGCCGTAACAGAATGA
- the nikA gene encoding nickel ABC transporter substrate-binding protein, producing the protein MSRSDAAGQSNINTKDGLKKVTVIRNFKSGSLDPHNSWEPLRAGVVETLVRLNEDLELVPWLATNWETSDDQTWVFTIREGVTFQDGTKLDAAAVKASFERGLAASDVLARALKIESMEASGQQLTIVTTEPHPALPSELVNPYAAVISVEAEQKMGTTAFNHAPVGTGPFKVKQFTPNIEIQLERYDGYWDGKAKVNEVLYQFNEDGNVRALALQAKEADIVYQIPAETVEAVQQDSQLRVESVAGLRVHYLLYNQQKPLLQDIRVRKAIDLLLNRESIASDIMLGHATPANGPFNARLPFGSKEAVQQLDPGEAKKLLMEAGYVPGESGKLEKDGQPLTLQLITYKGRPELPLIAQLLQSDAAKIGVDIKIQTVENVDTYLRENKDWDLVTYSNLSAPRGDGGYFLNSALMPGGSLNPINLSSDKLSQLVIRLNATSEIAQRIQLTRDAVDVINQEVPHSYAVYPNLIVGVNNRVINWKPGAEEYYIITNQMDVK; encoded by the coding sequence GTGAGTAGATCAGATGCCGCTGGGCAGTCGAACATAAATACAAAAGATGGGCTGAAAAAAGTTACCGTGATTCGTAATTTTAAAAGCGGCAGCCTCGATCCCCACAACAGCTGGGAACCGCTGCGGGCGGGTGTCGTCGAGACGCTTGTTCGCTTGAACGAGGACTTGGAGCTTGTACCGTGGCTTGCCACCAACTGGGAAACGAGCGATGATCAGACATGGGTGTTTACGATTCGCGAAGGTGTGACGTTCCAAGACGGGACCAAGTTGGATGCTGCCGCTGTAAAAGCTTCTTTTGAACGCGGACTGGCAGCCAGTGATGTATTGGCCCGCGCTTTAAAGATTGAATCGATGGAAGCAAGCGGTCAACAACTGACGATCGTCACGACAGAACCGCATCCGGCCTTGCCTTCGGAGTTGGTCAATCCTTACGCTGCCGTTATCAGTGTCGAAGCGGAGCAAAAAATGGGCACAACTGCTTTTAACCATGCCCCAGTCGGCACAGGGCCGTTTAAAGTGAAGCAGTTTACCCCCAATATCGAGATCCAGTTGGAGCGTTATGATGGGTACTGGGACGGTAAGGCGAAGGTGAATGAGGTCTTGTACCAATTCAACGAGGACGGAAATGTTAGAGCGCTGGCCCTGCAAGCAAAAGAGGCAGATATTGTTTATCAGATTCCAGCCGAAACAGTGGAGGCCGTCCAGCAGGACAGCCAGCTTAGAGTGGAATCGGTCGCTGGTCTTCGTGTCCATTACCTGCTGTATAACCAACAGAAGCCGCTGCTCCAGGACATCAGGGTGAGAAAGGCGATTGATCTGCTTCTTAACCGGGAAAGCATCGCAAGTGACATTATGCTCGGACATGCGACTCCTGCCAATGGCCCGTTTAACGCAAGGCTTCCGTTTGGCAGCAAGGAGGCGGTTCAGCAGTTGGATCCGGGCGAAGCCAAAAAGCTGCTGATGGAAGCGGGGTATGTGCCTGGCGAGAGTGGGAAGCTGGAAAAGGACGGGCAGCCGCTCACGTTGCAGTTGATCACCTACAAAGGGCGACCGGAGCTACCACTGATCGCACAACTGCTGCAGTCGGACGCAGCCAAAATAGGGGTGGACATCAAGATTCAAACGGTTGAAAATGTGGACACCTATTTACGGGAGAACAAAGATTGGGACTTGGTGACGTACAGCAACTTATCTGCACCGCGCGGCGATGGGGGATACTTCCTCAATTCGGCCTTGATGCCTGGCGGTTCGCTCAATCCGATCAATCTGAGCAGCGACAAGTTGAGCCAGTTGGTGATCCGGTTAAATGCCACTAGCGAGATTGCCCAGCGAATCCAATTGACTCGGGATGCCGTAGATGTCATCAACCAAGAAGTTCCCCATTCCTATGCGGTTTACCCCAATCTGATCGTCGGTGTGAATAACCGCGTGATCAATTGGAAACCAGGTGCGGAAGAGTATTACATCATCACGAACCAAATGGATGTGAAATAA
- a CDS encoding ABC transporter ATP-binding protein has product MRQAVLQVRQLTISEHQGKKQHRLVHELNFSIRSGEMLALVGESGSGKSVTASAILGLLPNSLRVDGGEIVFQGEDILPWSEKRKRELRGKQIGSVFQDYQGSFTPFIKLGKQLVETIRAHRKVSVREAKRVALEWLDRVGLPAERAFHSYSFQLSGGQRQRAALAAAMMLKPSLLIADEPTSALDVLSGERVLNLLTTLQQQSGCAVLMISHDLRHVMKRADTIAVMKEGRIVETGPTESIRRRPSHPYTHMLLKARPYLSGAGSAHVWDWERAWDQETDEAEQLDVGRGGTE; this is encoded by the coding sequence ATGAGACAGGCGGTGCTTCAGGTTCGTCAGCTAACCATCAGTGAACATCAAGGGAAAAAACAGCACAGGCTGGTGCATGAGCTCAACTTCTCCATACGCAGTGGAGAGATGCTGGCCTTAGTCGGCGAGAGCGGAAGCGGCAAAAGTGTGACAGCCAGCGCTATTTTGGGGTTGCTGCCTAACTCGTTGCGCGTGGACGGTGGAGAAATCGTGTTCCAGGGAGAAGATATCCTTCCCTGGTCGGAAAAACGGAAACGGGAACTGCGCGGCAAACAGATCGGTTCGGTATTTCAGGATTATCAAGGCAGTTTTACTCCCTTTATCAAACTGGGCAAGCAATTGGTCGAGACGATTCGGGCTCATCGAAAAGTATCTGTACGTGAAGCAAAACGGGTTGCATTGGAGTGGCTGGATCGGGTGGGATTGCCGGCGGAACGCGCCTTCCACAGCTACTCGTTTCAGCTGAGCGGCGGGCAGCGGCAGCGGGCTGCTCTGGCCGCCGCTATGATGCTGAAGCCTTCCCTGCTCATTGCCGACGAGCCGACGTCAGCATTGGATGTGTTGAGCGGCGAGCGGGTGCTGAATCTGCTTACCACACTGCAGCAGCAGTCTGGATGTGCCGTACTGATGATCTCGCACGACTTGCGGCATGTGATGAAGCGGGCGGACACGATTGCGGTGATGAAAGAGGGACGGATTGTGGAGACAGGCCCGACCGAGTCGATCCGACGCCGACCGAGTCATCCGTATACGCACATGCTGCTAAAGGCCAGGCCGTATCTGTCAGGAGCAGGCTCGGCGCATGTTTGGGACTGGGAACGTGCTTGGGATCAGGAAACAGATGAAGCAGAACAGCTTGATGTTGGCCGGGGAGGGACTGAATGA
- the nikB gene encoding nickel ABC transporter permease yields MKLVRKRLLQLVLVLFLLSLLTFTLMKLAPGDPVLLILEADEMSVTQADEAKLRKELGFDQPLLLQYGQWLQKLLQFDFGHSYIKGKPVWDEMIDRLPTTVQLTAGGLLVMVLIAAPLGLLAAKYPGRWPDQMSRLLALIGASIPSFWLGLLLIYAFAFKLQWVPTNGKGSFSHMILPSVTLGFAMAAVYARLLRAGLLESLSQEYIRAARARGIAEWRILLRHALRAALLPVVTIFGMSIGSLLTGSVVVETLFSWPGLGSMAVEAIFQRDYPIIQGYVLLTGIFVVLVNLLVDLCYGLLDPRIRYGKGDWS; encoded by the coding sequence CTGAAGCTAGTCAGGAAGCGTTTGCTGCAGCTCGTCCTTGTATTGTTTCTCCTCTCTTTGCTGACGTTTACGCTGATGAAACTGGCACCGGGCGATCCTGTGCTCCTGATCTTGGAAGCGGACGAAATGTCTGTTACACAAGCTGACGAAGCTAAACTGCGCAAGGAACTGGGCTTTGACCAACCGTTGTTGCTCCAGTACGGTCAGTGGCTGCAAAAACTGCTGCAGTTCGATTTTGGGCATTCGTACATAAAAGGGAAGCCGGTATGGGACGAAATGATTGACAGGCTGCCTACCACCGTTCAGCTTACGGCAGGTGGCCTTCTGGTGATGGTCTTGATAGCGGCGCCGCTCGGGTTGTTGGCTGCCAAGTATCCCGGGCGTTGGCCGGATCAGATGAGCCGATTGCTCGCCCTGATCGGCGCTTCCATCCCTAGTTTCTGGCTGGGACTGCTGCTGATTTACGCGTTTGCGTTTAAGCTGCAGTGGGTGCCGACGAATGGAAAAGGAAGTTTTAGCCACATGATTCTTCCTTCCGTCACGCTTGGCTTTGCAATGGCTGCGGTGTATGCCCGCTTGCTCCGGGCCGGGCTGCTCGAAAGTTTGTCTCAGGAGTACATTCGGGCCGCGCGGGCCAGAGGGATTGCGGAATGGCGGATTCTCTTGCGGCATGCTCTCCGGGCGGCGCTTCTGCCGGTAGTGACGATCTTTGGGATGAGTATCGGCAGCTTGCTTACTGGCTCCGTTGTGGTGGAGACCTTGTTCTCCTGGCCGGGGCTGGGAAGTATGGCTGTAGAGGCCATCTTTCAGCGAGATTATCCGATCATTCAAGGATACGTCTTGCTGACGGGCATCTTTGTCGTGCTGGTCAATCTGCTCGTCGATCTCTGCTATGGACTGCTTGATCCCCGGATCCGCTATGGGAAGGGGGACTGGTCATGA